The following are encoded in a window of Saccharothrix longispora genomic DNA:
- a CDS encoding sugar kinase — MLCVGETMAVFTPVEAGPPEEVRTWVRGIGGAESNVACALAALGVRVGWASAVGDDPFGRAVLTSVAEAGVDVSRVVVDPTRPTGLYVKEAGKAGSAVRYYRAGSAASALGPEVVDRLGLDEVSHVHLTGITAALSPSCLALVRALLDHPGVTTSFDVNWRPALWGATGPEVLRALAAEADVVLVGGDEAEALWGVSEPVAVREVLPEPGTLVVKQGAVGATVLEAGRAPVFEPALAVDVVEPVGAGDAFAAGFLAAHRSGEPPARRLRSGHLAAAGALCTMSDVAVPLPPADVARLLVADAATWAAARVGAAGVR; from the coding sequence ATCCTCTGCGTAGGAGAGACGATGGCGGTGTTCACGCCCGTCGAAGCCGGGCCTCCCGAGGAGGTCCGCACGTGGGTGCGCGGCATCGGCGGTGCGGAGTCGAACGTGGCCTGCGCGTTGGCGGCGCTCGGCGTCCGGGTCGGCTGGGCGAGCGCGGTGGGCGACGACCCGTTCGGGCGTGCGGTCCTCACGTCCGTGGCGGAGGCGGGTGTGGACGTGTCGCGTGTGGTGGTCGACCCGACGCGCCCGACCGGCCTCTACGTGAAGGAGGCGGGCAAGGCGGGCAGTGCCGTGCGCTACTACCGCGCCGGCTCGGCCGCGTCCGCGCTCGGGCCCGAGGTGGTCGATCGGCTCGGCCTGGACGAGGTGTCCCACGTACACCTGACCGGTATCACCGCCGCACTCTCGCCGTCCTGCCTCGCTCTTGTACGAGCCCTGCTGGACCACCCCGGCGTCACGACGTCGTTCGACGTCAACTGGCGGCCCGCGCTGTGGGGAGCGACCGGCCCGGAGGTGCTGCGGGCCTTGGCGGCCGAGGCGGACGTCGTCCTGGTCGGCGGCGACGAGGCCGAGGCGCTGTGGGGTGTGTCGGAGCCGGTCGCGGTGCGCGAGGTGCTGCCCGAGCCCGGCACGCTGGTCGTCAAGCAGGGCGCGGTGGGTGCGACCGTGCTGGAGGCGGGCAGGGCGCCGGTGTTCGAGCCCGCGCTGGCCGTGGACGTGGTCGAACCGGTCGGTGCGGGCGACGCCTTCGCCGCGGGGTTCCTGGCCGCCCACCGGTCCGGCGAACCACCCGCCCGCCGCCTGCGTTCCGGTCACCTGGCCGCAGCCGGGGCGCTGTGCACGATGTCCGACGTCGCCGTGCCGCTGCCGCCGGCCGACGTGGCGCGCCTGCTGGTCGCCGACGCCGCCACGTGGGCCGCCGCGCGGGTCGGCGCCGCGGGCGTGCGGTGA
- a CDS encoding substrate-binding domain-containing protein gives MVMDNPEATDALLPAARRQWLLEHLRDRGVVRITHIARAMGVTPVTVRRDVSDLAAEGLVERVHGGVRLIAPESAESSGADAAPVVGMVVPSLDYYWPEVIRGAQDTAHKRHARLMLRGASYQVDDVRHQVEWMIGSGAVDALLVAPPTAGTGAEDLVAWLTTLPVPLVLVERSAVTGPYRQHVESVRTDHAAGAELAVRHLHAQGHHVIGLATSASSPTSAQIRDGWHHAMTGSGLLPAPEALVAAYYEPDWAVDVDRVLDLCVEHHATALLVHSDREAVSLVQRAEERGIRVPADLSVVAYDDEVARFAHPPLTAMRPPKHAVGSTAVHLVLDRLDQGPDRPVRRVILSSELRERASTGARTAAPR, from the coding sequence ATGGTCATGGACAACCCCGAGGCCACGGACGCGCTGCTGCCCGCCGCCCGTCGACAGTGGCTGTTGGAGCACCTGCGGGACCGGGGCGTCGTCCGCATCACGCACATCGCCCGGGCCATGGGCGTCACACCGGTCACCGTGCGGCGGGACGTGAGCGACCTGGCCGCCGAGGGCCTGGTGGAACGCGTGCACGGCGGCGTCCGGCTCATCGCCCCCGAGTCCGCCGAGTCGTCCGGCGCGGACGCCGCTCCGGTGGTCGGGATGGTCGTGCCATCGCTCGACTACTACTGGCCCGAGGTCATCCGCGGCGCGCAGGACACCGCCCACAAGAGGCACGCCCGGCTCATGCTGCGCGGCGCGTCGTACCAGGTGGACGACGTACGGCATCAAGTCGAGTGGATGATCGGCAGCGGCGCGGTCGACGCGCTGCTGGTCGCGCCGCCCACCGCCGGGACCGGTGCCGAGGACCTGGTCGCGTGGCTCACGACCCTGCCCGTCCCGCTGGTGCTGGTCGAACGCTCGGCGGTGACAGGCCCGTACCGGCAGCACGTCGAGTCCGTGCGCACCGACCACGCCGCGGGCGCCGAACTCGCCGTCCGCCACCTGCACGCCCAAGGCCACCACGTCATCGGCCTCGCCACCAGCGCGAGCAGTCCCACATCCGCGCAGATCCGCGACGGCTGGCACCACGCGATGACCGGGTCGGGCTTGCTTCCCGCCCCCGAGGCGCTCGTCGCCGCCTACTACGAGCCCGACTGGGCCGTGGACGTCGACCGGGTACTGGACCTGTGCGTCGAGCACCACGCCACCGCGCTCCTCGTGCACTCCGACCGGGAGGCGGTGTCGCTGGTGCAGCGCGCCGAGGAGCGCGGCATCCGGGTGCCCGCCGACCTGTCGGTCGTCGCGTACGACGACGAGGTCGCCCGCTTCGCCCACCCACCGCTGACCGCCATGCGCCCACCCAAGCACGCCGTGGGCAGCACCGCGGTGCACCTCGTGCTCGACCGCTTGGACCAGGGCCCCGACCGGCCGGTCCGCCGGGTGATACTCAGCTCCGAGCTGCGCGAACGCGCCTCGACCGGCGCACGGACGGCGGCACCGCGCTGA
- the kduI gene encoding 5-dehydro-4-deoxy-D-glucuronate isomerase, which translates to MEQRYATAPQQVPSMTTDDLRRHYLVEDLFADYEVRAVHSHHDRVVLVGASPRTGPLRLPAFPEIRAERFFDRREAGIVNVGGAGTVTVDGVEHRLAPIACLYVGRGVEEVSFASDDEAEPAAFYLFSAPAHTEYPTVLVEPGGGTVRELGDPLTSNRRTLTQYIHENGVRSCQVVMGVTTLHPGSMWNTMPAHTHERRMEAYLYFGLPEDARVVHLLGEPTETRHLVVADRQAVISPPWSVHSGVGTAAYSFVWAMAGENQAFDDMDPHPAAALR; encoded by the coding sequence GTGGAGCAGCGCTACGCGACCGCGCCGCAGCAGGTGCCGTCCATGACGACGGACGACCTGCGGCGGCACTACCTGGTCGAAGACCTGTTCGCCGACTACGAGGTGCGCGCGGTGCACAGCCACCACGACCGGGTGGTGTTGGTGGGCGCATCGCCGCGCACCGGCCCGCTGCGGCTGCCGGCGTTCCCGGAGATCCGGGCGGAGCGCTTCTTCGACCGCCGTGAGGCGGGGATCGTCAACGTGGGCGGAGCGGGGACGGTGACGGTGGACGGTGTGGAGCACCGGCTCGCGCCGATCGCCTGCCTGTACGTCGGTCGGGGTGTGGAGGAGGTGTCGTTCGCTTCCGACGACGAAGCCGAGCCCGCCGCGTTCTACCTGTTCTCCGCCCCCGCGCACACCGAGTACCCGACCGTGCTGGTCGAGCCGGGCGGCGGCACGGTCCGCGAGCTGGGCGACCCGCTCACCTCGAACCGCCGCACGCTCACCCAGTACATCCACGAGAACGGCGTGCGCAGCTGCCAGGTCGTGATGGGCGTGACGACGCTGCACCCCGGCAGCATGTGGAACACCATGCCCGCGCACACCCACGAGCGCCGCATGGAAGCCTACCTCTACTTCGGCCTGCCCGAGGACGCCCGGGTCGTGCACCTGCTGGGCGAGCCGACCGAGACCCGGCACCTGGTCGTCGCCGACCGCCAGGCGGTGATCTCGCCACCGTGGTCCGTGCACAGCGGCGTCGGCACCGCCGCCTACAGCTTCGTGTGGGCCATGGCGGGGGAGAACCAGGCGTTCGACGACATGGACCCGCACCCCGCGGCGGCGCTGCGATGA
- a CDS encoding SDR family oxidoreductase — protein MTPEVSGLFDLTGRTAAITGASRGIGLAVARLLAAAGADVVGVSASIPEGDSAARAAVEGEGRAFTPIRTDLSDAGQVAELGALLAAREVDFLVNNGGTIRRAPAAEHTDADFDHVLDVNLRATWRLSRDVGRAMLARGSGRIVNVASMLSFQGGITVPGYTASKSAVVGLTKALANEWAHRGVNVNAVAPGYVTTDNTDALRADPDRSRSILDRIPAGRWAEPDDIAGAVLFLCSRAADYVHGVVLPVDGGWLAR, from the coding sequence ATGACACCCGAGGTGAGCGGCCTGTTCGACCTCACCGGCCGGACCGCGGCGATCACCGGGGCCAGTCGCGGCATCGGGCTGGCGGTGGCGCGGCTGCTGGCCGCCGCGGGCGCGGACGTGGTGGGCGTCAGCGCGTCCATCCCCGAGGGTGACAGCGCCGCACGGGCCGCGGTCGAGGGTGAAGGACGGGCGTTCACCCCGATCAGGACCGACCTGTCGGATGCGGGCCAGGTGGCCGAGTTGGGCGCGCTGCTGGCGGCACGGGAGGTGGACTTCCTGGTCAACAACGGCGGCACGATCCGCCGCGCGCCCGCCGCCGAGCACACCGACGCCGACTTCGACCACGTGCTGGACGTCAACCTGCGCGCCACCTGGAGGCTGTCGCGCGACGTGGGCCGGGCGATGCTGGCCCGTGGCTCGGGTCGCATCGTCAACGTCGCGTCGATGCTGAGCTTCCAGGGCGGCATCACCGTGCCCGGCTACACCGCGTCGAAGTCCGCCGTGGTGGGCTTGACCAAGGCCCTGGCCAACGAGTGGGCCCACCGGGGCGTCAACGTCAACGCCGTCGCGCCCGGCTACGTCACCACCGACAACACCGACGCCCTGCGCGCGGACCCGGACCGCAGCCGGTCCATCCTGGACCGCATCCCGGCGGGCCGGTGGGCCGAACCGGACGACATCGCGGGCGCGGTGCTGTTCCTGTGCTCCCGCGCGGCCGACTACGTCCACGGCGTCGTGCTGCCCGTGGACGGGGGCTGGTTGGCGCGGTGA
- a CDS encoding substrate-binding domain-containing protein, translating to MNSESRTLAARRRASILEALHRDGAVRISDLTEKMGVTAVTLRRDIAHLDGEGLLRRVHGGATLPATELLPGVQPSDVAAERPRLGAAGMLVPSLDYYWPEVVRGAEEEASGQGLHVLLRGSSYGSADDRPQLERLLDNEDVCGLIAAPSLTAPSAAATIEWLSTLETPVVLVERVATVGPRQAVVESVVSDHALGAAMAVHHLVALGHRKVGVVTSEHSPTSPHVHRGWLDACAETGLDPASTVDTAVPRPGTTGWDTALDDVLDGLAATGTTAVLVHADTEAMALVQRAEQRGVQVPAELSVVAYDDEVAALFTPPLTAVRPARRSIGRAAVSLLAARLHDPDRPAHRMVITPSLRVRGSSVPPPA from the coding sequence GTGAACTCCGAGTCGCGCACGCTGGCGGCCCGCCGGCGCGCGTCGATCCTGGAGGCCCTGCACCGCGACGGCGCGGTCCGGATCTCCGACCTCACCGAGAAGATGGGCGTCACGGCCGTGACGCTGCGCCGCGACATCGCCCACCTCGACGGCGAAGGCCTGCTGCGCCGCGTGCACGGTGGGGCCACGCTGCCCGCCACCGAACTCCTGCCCGGCGTGCAGCCGTCGGACGTCGCCGCGGAACGACCGCGCCTCGGCGCCGCCGGCATGTTGGTGCCCTCCCTCGACTACTACTGGCCGGAAGTGGTCCGCGGCGCGGAGGAGGAGGCGTCCGGGCAGGGCCTGCACGTCCTGCTCCGCGGGTCGTCCTACGGCAGCGCCGACGACCGCCCCCAACTGGAGCGGTTGCTGGACAACGAGGACGTGTGCGGGCTGATCGCCGCGCCGAGCCTGACCGCGCCGTCCGCAGCGGCCACGATCGAGTGGTTGAGCACCCTCGAGACCCCGGTCGTGCTCGTGGAGCGGGTGGCGACCGTGGGTCCGCGCCAGGCCGTCGTGGAGTCCGTGGTGTCCGACCACGCGCTCGGTGCGGCCATGGCCGTGCACCACCTCGTGGCATTGGGCCACCGCAAGGTCGGCGTGGTGACCAGCGAGCACAGCCCGACCTCACCGCACGTGCACCGGGGCTGGCTGGACGCGTGCGCCGAGACCGGCCTCGACCCGGCGTCCACCGTGGACACCGCCGTGCCCAGGCCGGGCACGACCGGGTGGGACACCGCGCTGGACGACGTGCTGGACGGGTTGGCCGCCACCGGGACCACGGCCGTGCTCGTGCACGCCGACACCGAGGCGATGGCCTTGGTGCAGCGCGCGGAGCAGCGTGGCGTCCAGGTGCCGGCCGAGCTGTCGGTGGTGGCCTACGACGACGAGGTGGCGGCGCTGTTCACGCCGCCGCTCACCGCCGTGCGACCGGCCCGGCGTTCCATCGGACGGGCGGCGGTGTCGCTGCTGGCCGCCCGGCTGCACGACCCCGACCGCCCGGCGCACCGGATGGTGATCACCCCGTCCCTGCGGGTGCGCGGCTCGTCGGTGCCGCCGCCCGCGTGA
- a CDS encoding DUF2264 domain-containing protein, producing MPPESLLRADAPQTPSAGWTRDEWAGTADAMLRAVRPFASPGHARITLPGPEGGYGADVDGLEGFARTFLLAGFRIAGERGADPDDLAGWYAEGIATGTDPTSPERWVRLDEHPQAKVEAASLALALDLTRPWLWDRLAPAVRERVVAYLAPAVGDSTYPRINWVWFRLVVQAFLRSVGGPWSAEDVAEDLATHDGFLREDGWMADGHERAFDHYVGWALHVYPQLWARMPGAEGFAEQRRVRDTALLDRFLLDAVHLVGADGSPLVQGRSLTYRFAAAAPFWAGVLAEVPSTPPGVLRRAATSVVRHFTDRGALDGHGLLSLGWHGSWPRIAQAYSGPGSPYWAVKGMLGLALPADHPVWTAEELPLPVERDDFVRSVTAPGWLVSGTVADGVVRVVNHGTDHAVPGDTRGDSPLYARLGYSTATSPLLDDRGWADPHDQAVVLIDAEGRASHRSGMTVGATDVVDAGGIGVGTGSSSGVVRWLAPDEVQQGHGSGWTGRHRDAGAVTVHSLVRGPWEVRLVRVDDVVQDRPPTALRVSGWAVAGTDVDIVSTGSPCARAEDGTRSALTVLLGRPTDSGVSVHEDAGPLGPVAAVPWVQLPVVRGEWFATLLELVSGAGSWSADPEVRLDPGRTTWVTTRWPDGAQTRTALS from the coding sequence ATGCCGCCGGAATCCCTCTTGAGGGCAGACGCACCACAGACCCCGTCAGCGGGGTGGACCCGCGATGAGTGGGCGGGCACGGCAGACGCGATGCTGCGGGCCGTGCGCCCGTTCGCCTCGCCGGGGCACGCGCGGATCACGCTGCCCGGCCCGGAAGGCGGCTACGGCGCGGACGTGGACGGGCTGGAGGGCTTCGCCCGCACGTTCCTGCTCGCCGGGTTCCGGATCGCGGGCGAACGCGGAGCCGACCCGGACGACCTCGCCGGGTGGTACGCCGAGGGCATCGCCACGGGCACCGACCCGACATCGCCGGAGCGCTGGGTGCGTCTGGACGAGCACCCGCAGGCCAAAGTGGAGGCCGCCTCGCTGGCGCTCGCGCTGGACCTGACCCGCCCATGGCTGTGGGACCGCCTCGCCCCGGCCGTCCGGGAGCGGGTGGTCGCCTACCTGGCGCCCGCGGTGGGCGACTCGACGTACCCGCGCATCAACTGGGTGTGGTTCCGGCTGGTCGTGCAGGCGTTCCTGCGCTCGGTCGGCGGTCCCTGGTCGGCCGAGGACGTCGCCGAGGACCTGGCCACCCACGACGGCTTCCTGCGCGAGGACGGTTGGATGGCGGACGGCCACGAGCGGGCGTTCGACCACTACGTCGGCTGGGCGCTGCACGTCTACCCGCAGCTGTGGGCGCGGATGCCGGGTGCGGAAGGCTTCGCCGAGCAACGCCGGGTCCGGGACACCGCGCTGTTGGACCGCTTCCTGCTCGACGCCGTGCACCTGGTCGGCGCGGACGGGTCGCCGCTCGTGCAGGGCCGCAGCCTGACCTACCGGTTCGCCGCCGCCGCGCCGTTCTGGGCCGGTGTGCTGGCCGAGGTGCCGTCCACGCCGCCCGGCGTCCTGCGCCGTGCCGCGACGAGCGTCGTGCGCCACTTCACCGACCGCGGGGCCCTCGACGGGCACGGCCTGCTGTCCCTGGGGTGGCACGGGTCGTGGCCGCGCATCGCGCAGGCGTACTCGGGCCCCGGTTCGCCCTACTGGGCGGTGAAAGGCATGCTCGGGCTGGCCCTGCCGGCCGATCACCCCGTGTGGACGGCGGAGGAGCTGCCGCTGCCCGTCGAGCGTGACGACTTCGTGCGGTCGGTCACGGCGCCGGGCTGGCTGGTCAGCGGCACGGTCGCGGACGGCGTGGTGCGGGTGGTCAACCACGGCACCGACCACGCCGTCCCCGGCGACACCAGGGGCGACTCCCCGCTCTACGCGCGCCTCGGCTACTCCACCGCGACCAGCCCGCTGCTGGACGACCGCGGTTGGGCCGACCCGCACGACCAGGCCGTGGTCCTGATCGACGCCGAGGGCCGGGCGTCCCACCGGTCCGGCATGACGGTCGGAGCCACCGACGTGGTGGACGCCGGTGGTATCGGGGTGGGCACAGGTTCCTCGTCCGGTGTCGTGCGCTGGCTGGCGCCGGACGAGGTCCAACAAGGCCACGGGTCCGGCTGGACCGGTCGCCACCGCGACGCAGGCGCCGTCACCGTGCACTCGCTCGTCCGCGGTCCGTGGGAGGTGCGACTGGTCCGGGTCGACGACGTCGTTCAGGACCGTCCTCCGACGGCCCTGCGGGTATCCGGGTGGGCCGTCGCGGGTACGGACGTCGACATCGTCTCCACCGGAAGCCCGTGCGCCCGAGCCGAAGACGGCACGCGGTCGGCGCTCACCGTCCTGTTGGGGCGGCCGACCGACTCGGGTGTGTCCGTGCACGAGGACGCCGGCCCGCTGGGACCGGTCGCCGCCGTGCCGTGGGTCCAGTTGCCCGTAGTGCGGGGCGAATGGTTCGCCACACTGCTCGAACTGGTGAGCGGCGCCGGCTCCTGGTCCGCCGATCCCGAGGTCCGGCTCGACCCCGGGCGGACGACCTGGGTCACCACCCGGTGGCCCGACGGCGCGCAGACCCGCACCGCGCTGTCCTGA
- a CDS encoding ABC transporter substrate-binding protein, with protein sequence MRHRHPRWTAIAAAATALTLTATACGGSDEPADTGGPVTLTMSAWSLKTTPEFQKLAEAFQAQNPEVKVEFKEYDADNYDTQLTADLAAGSAPDLYVLKNLKNFITYQAGEQLLDVSDVADGLGDNVNGLGNYKVDGVTYAAPYRQDSWYLYYNKDLFTAAGVTPPSETWTWAEYEKAVADLTAGLKAAGSPAKAAYQHTWQSTVQGLALAQTPGADLGSGDYGYLAPYYERALEQQKAGSQVDYGTATTNTLQYQAQFGTQQAATMLMGSWYVATLIAQQKKGDAQSFQWGFAPAPQHDASTKDEPITFGDPTGLGVNAAIDENKVAAAKKFLTFVAGEGGATALAGIGITPATLTDPVVQAYFGVQGVPGDELSKFAFTTHDTRAENPVSPQTAALQNILQETHSAIMSESTPVDQALTQAGERARSEALTSK encoded by the coding sequence ATGCGACACCGCCACCCCAGGTGGACCGCCATCGCGGCCGCCGCCACCGCCCTCACGCTCACCGCCACCGCCTGCGGCGGCTCCGACGAACCCGCCGACACCGGCGGCCCGGTGACCCTGACGATGAGCGCGTGGAGCCTGAAGACCACGCCCGAGTTCCAGAAGCTCGCCGAGGCGTTCCAGGCGCAGAACCCGGAGGTGAAGGTCGAGTTCAAGGAGTACGACGCCGACAACTACGACACCCAGCTGACCGCCGACCTGGCCGCCGGCAGCGCGCCCGACCTGTACGTGCTGAAGAACCTCAAGAACTTCATCACCTACCAGGCGGGCGAGCAGCTGCTCGACGTCTCCGATGTCGCGGACGGTCTCGGCGACAACGTCAACGGCCTGGGCAACTACAAGGTGGACGGCGTCACGTACGCGGCGCCCTACCGCCAGGACTCGTGGTACCTCTACTACAACAAGGACCTGTTCACGGCGGCCGGCGTGACCCCGCCGAGCGAGACCTGGACGTGGGCGGAGTACGAGAAGGCCGTGGCGGACCTGACCGCGGGGCTGAAGGCGGCGGGCTCCCCGGCCAAGGCCGCCTACCAGCACACCTGGCAGTCGACGGTCCAGGGCTTGGCGTTGGCCCAGACGCCGGGCGCCGACCTCGGCAGCGGTGACTACGGCTACCTGGCGCCCTACTACGAGCGGGCACTGGAGCAGCAGAAGGCCGGCTCGCAGGTCGACTACGGCACCGCCACGACGAACACGCTGCAGTACCAGGCGCAGTTCGGCACTCAGCAGGCCGCGACGATGCTGATGGGCAGCTGGTACGTCGCCACCCTCATCGCCCAGCAGAAGAAGGGCGACGCGCAGTCGTTCCAGTGGGGCTTCGCACCCGCGCCACAGCACGACGCGAGCACCAAGGACGAGCCGATCACCTTCGGCGACCCCACCGGCCTGGGCGTCAACGCAGCGATCGACGAGAACAAGGTCGCGGCGGCCAAGAAGTTCTTGACCTTCGTCGCGGGTGAGGGTGGCGCGACCGCGCTGGCGGGCATCGGCATCACGCCTGCCACGTTGACCGACCCGGTCGTGCAGGCGTACTTCGGAGTGCAGGGCGTGCCGGGCGACGAGCTGTCCAAGTTCGCCTTCACCACGCACGACACCCGCGCGGAGAACCCCGTCTCACCGCAGACGGCGGCGTTGCAGAACATCCTCCAGGAGACCCACTCGGCGATCATGTCCGAGAGCACGCCGGTGGACCAGGCGCTCACCCAGGCGGGTGAAAGGGCTCGCAGCGAGGCCCTGACGTCCAAGTGA
- a CDS encoding carbohydrate ABC transporter permease: MSTTTVGGSPGIGADRTKRWYRARRSLQGVSFVLPNFLGFGLLTLGPVVALFYISFTNWNVFGKAKWIGLDNFTRLFGDTSFHRALLNTLYYSAFHIPLTLAVSLGLALLLNRKLRGVAFFRTAAFFPYITSIVAIAIAWNLLFSRDAGPINQILGLFGVTDPPGWTASSDWAMPAVIIVGVWREMGYYMLLFLAGLQTVPPELHEAARIDGANAWQRFRNVTLPCLRPTTFFVTVMLTIGSFKVFDLILVMTNGGPGQSTLVLSQYIYQKGLVENRFGYASAISVVLFALCMLVTIVQFAVNRRRNA, translated from the coding sequence ATGAGCACCACGACGGTCGGCGGTTCCCCCGGGATCGGGGCGGATCGGACGAAGCGGTGGTACCGGGCGCGCCGATCGTTGCAGGGCGTGTCGTTCGTCCTGCCGAACTTCCTCGGCTTCGGCCTGCTCACCCTGGGCCCGGTCGTCGCGCTGTTCTACATCTCGTTCACCAACTGGAACGTCTTCGGCAAGGCCAAGTGGATCGGACTGGACAACTTCACCCGCCTGTTCGGCGACACGAGCTTCCACCGGGCACTGCTCAACACCCTGTACTACTCCGCCTTCCACATCCCGCTCACGCTCGCCGTGTCACTGGGCCTGGCCCTGCTGCTGAACCGGAAACTGCGCGGCGTCGCGTTCTTCCGCACCGCCGCGTTCTTCCCCTACATCACCTCGATCGTGGCCATCGCCATCGCGTGGAACCTGCTGTTCAGCCGCGACGCAGGCCCCATCAACCAGATCCTGGGCCTGTTCGGGGTGACCGACCCGCCCGGCTGGACCGCGTCCTCGGACTGGGCCATGCCCGCCGTCATCATCGTCGGCGTCTGGCGCGAGATGGGTTACTACATGTTGCTCTTCCTCGCCGGCCTGCAGACCGTGCCGCCGGAGCTGCACGAGGCCGCCCGCATCGACGGCGCGAACGCCTGGCAGCGCTTCCGCAACGTCACCCTGCCCTGCCTGCGCCCCACCACGTTCTTCGTCACGGTCATGCTCACCATCGGCAGCTTCAAGGTCTTCGACCTCATCCTCGTGATGACCAACGGCGGCCCCGGCCAGTCGACCTTGGTGCTGTCGCAGTACATCTACCAGAAAGGCCTGGTGGAGAACCGGTTCGGCTACGCCTCCGCGATCTCCGTCGTGCTGTTCGCGCTCTGCATGCTGGTCACGATCGTGCAGTTCGCCGTCAATCGCAGGAGGAACGCCTGA
- a CDS encoding carbohydrate ABC transporter permease, with amino-acid sequence MAAPHTLADTAPPRTVDPGTENPTSNRSERRLPALGKVLGHVVLVLAAAGLLLPFFWMVSSSLKADNGVFSIPVTWFPDSPQWGNYAEIWRISDMLVWLKNTVFLSVVVTLLQLFTGSFAAYGFAKTRFPGRNLLFLLYIGTIAVPWQAYMIPQFIMMSEAGLTNTPWSIIALQAFGAFGVFLMRQYYLTIPDELCEAARVDGLSEYGIYFRIMLPLSVPALASLALLTFVTTWNDYLGPLIYLRDPDLWTIQLGLKSFVSDYNAEHALIMTGSVLSVLPIAIVFLLGQKYFVQGIATSGLKG; translated from the coding sequence ATGGCCGCCCCGCACACCCTGGCGGACACCGCCCCGCCCAGGACGGTCGATCCGGGAACGGAGAACCCCACGTCGAACCGGAGCGAGAGGCGGCTCCCCGCACTGGGCAAGGTGCTGGGCCACGTCGTCCTGGTGCTGGCCGCGGCCGGGCTGCTGCTGCCGTTCTTCTGGATGGTCTCCTCGTCGCTGAAGGCCGACAACGGCGTCTTCTCGATCCCGGTGACCTGGTTCCCCGACTCGCCGCAGTGGGGCAACTACGCCGAGATCTGGCGGATCTCGGACATGCTGGTGTGGCTGAAGAACACGGTGTTCCTGTCGGTGGTCGTCACCCTGTTGCAGCTGTTCACCGGCAGCTTCGCCGCGTACGGGTTCGCCAAGACCCGCTTCCCCGGCCGCAACCTGCTCTTCCTGCTCTACATCGGCACGATCGCCGTGCCCTGGCAGGCCTACATGATCCCGCAGTTCATCATGATGTCCGAGGCCGGCCTCACCAACACGCCCTGGTCGATCATCGCACTGCAGGCGTTCGGCGCCTTCGGCGTGTTCCTGATGCGCCAGTACTACCTGACCATCCCCGACGAGTTGTGCGAGGCGGCCAGGGTCGACGGCCTGAGCGAGTACGGCATCTACTTCCGCATCATGCTGCCGCTGTCCGTGCCCGCCCTGGCCAGCCTGGCCCTGCTCACCTTCGTCACCACCTGGAACGACTACCTCGGCCCGCTGATCTACCTGCGCGACCCCGACCTGTGGACCATCCAGCTCGGCCTCAAGTCGTTCGTCAGCGATTACAACGCCGAACACGCGCTGATCATGACCGGCTCCGTGCTGTCGGTGCTGCCCATCGCGATCGTGTTCCTGCTCGGGCAGAAGTACTTCGTCCAGGGCATCGCCACCAGCGGGCTGAAGGGCTGA